From Pseudomonas sp. StFLB209, a single genomic window includes:
- a CDS encoding DUF481 domain-containing protein, with the protein MLSRTLLCLAITTASTPLLADTVWLKNGDRLTGTIKLFDGGKLLLQTDYGGAIPLDWSKIKTLESKEPLLVKQNQYTGEVAKSLQAGEDGQVVLANGDAPKTVELASIQQIVKPKPVITDLVWKGNIDAAIDFQRAEKNTDDYAVSFKTTARHDRWRHNAKGEYNRETQDDVVSTDNWSADYSLDYFLTDKFYWDGRVNYKRDKIEDLSRERTVGTGPGYQFWDDELGAFKVGGLLNRTDYEFSNGQKENFYALAGTWDYNRYLVGKKFEFFTNGELGKPLSGVADYSLDVEVGLRYKVTDWASLNVKAERDIISGSNDGDINKTRYTAGFGVTW; encoded by the coding sequence ATGTTGTCCAGAACCCTGTTGTGCCTCGCCATCACTACCGCCTCCACGCCATTGCTCGCCGATACCGTCTGGTTGAAAAACGGTGACCGGCTGACCGGTACCATCAAGCTCTTCGACGGCGGCAAGCTGCTGCTGCAGACTGACTACGGCGGAGCGATCCCGCTGGACTGGAGCAAGATCAAGACCCTGGAAAGCAAGGAACCGCTGCTGGTCAAGCAGAACCAGTACACCGGCGAGGTGGCCAAGTCGCTGCAGGCCGGTGAAGACGGCCAAGTGGTACTGGCCAACGGCGATGCGCCCAAGACTGTCGAGCTGGCCAGCATCCAGCAAATCGTCAAGCCAAAACCGGTCATCACCGATCTGGTGTGGAAGGGCAACATTGACGCGGCAATCGATTTCCAGCGTGCGGAAAAGAATACCGATGACTATGCGGTGTCGTTCAAGACCACGGCGCGTCACGACCGCTGGCGGCACAACGCCAAGGGCGAGTACAACCGCGAGACTCAGGACGATGTGGTCAGCACCGACAACTGGAGCGCTGACTACTCGCTCGATTACTTCCTGACCGACAAGTTTTACTGGGACGGCCGGGTCAACTACAAACGCGACAAGATCGAAGACCTGAGCCGCGAGCGTACCGTCGGTACCGGTCCGGGTTATCAGTTCTGGGATGACGAGCTGGGTGCGTTCAAGGTCGGCGGGCTACTCAACCGCACCGACTACGAGTTCTCTAACGGCCAGAAAGAAAACTTCTATGCGCTGGCCGGGACGTGGGATTACAACCGCTACCTGGTTGGCAAGAAATTCGAGTTCTTCACCAACGGCGAACTGGGCAAACCGCTCAGTGGCGTGGCCGATTACTCGCTGGATGTCGAGGTCGGCCTGCGCTACAAGGTCACTGACTGGGCATCGCTGAACGTCAAGGCCGAGCGCGACATCATCAGCGGATCCAACGACGGTGATATCAACAAGACCCGCTACACCGCAGGTTTTGGGGTGACCTGGTAA
- a CDS encoding MGMT family protein produces MPPASSESEPSSAQLRRDALYLTLAQIPAGCVTSYGELAQLAGLGRAARWVGRTLSQLPQGSSLPWHRVIGAGGRLSLPAGTASGDEQRARLRAEGITIRNNRVDMQRHRWRPM; encoded by the coding sequence ATGCCCCCTGCATCCTCTGAATCCGAACCGTCGTCGGCCCAGTTGCGCCGCGACGCCCTGTACCTGACGCTCGCCCAGATTCCGGCCGGCTGCGTCACCAGTTACGGGGAACTGGCGCAACTGGCCGGGCTGGGCCGGGCAGCACGCTGGGTCGGCCGAACCCTGAGCCAGTTGCCGCAAGGCTCCAGCCTGCCATGGCACCGGGTGATTGGGGCCGGTGGCCGGTTGAGCCTGCCAGCCGGCACCGCCTCAGGTGACGAGCAGCGTGCCCGGTTACGCGCCGAAGGCATTACCATCCGCAACAATCGGGTCGATATGCAACGCCATCGCTGGCGTCCCATGTAG